From the genome of Longimicrobium sp.:
TTGGTGCCCCGCATCACCGCGATGTGGTAGGCCAGGAGCTGTAGCGGCACGCTGGCCAGGATCGGGGTGAGCATGTCGATGGTGCGCGGGATGGTGATGGCGTGGTCCACCACGTCCAGCAGCTCGTGGTCGTCCTCGCTGATCACGCCGATGATGCAGCCGCCGCGCGCCTTCACCTCGTCG
Proteins encoded in this window:
- a CDS encoding glucosamine-fructose-6-phosphate aminotransferase, encoding DEVKARGGCIIGVISEDDHELLDVVDHAITIPRTIDMLTPILASVPLQLLAYHIAVMRGTNVDQPRNLAKSVTVE